CTATCGTTTTGATATCGGCCAACCGGTAAAGACGACGGCGTAAGGACCGGAAGAGGTAGTATTTAATGGAGGTTGTATCGGAGAGGTTGCTGCGGGTGCGCCAGAGGTCTGCGAAGAGATCCTGCATGGCATCTTTGACAAGTGCGGCATCCGGTACAAGGTGGTAGCCATAGTTATACAAGGCGCCTGCATGACGCCGGTACATTTCACTGAAAGCCTGTACATTCCCTTGTTTAAAAGCAGTCCATAGCTCGTGGTCTGCTATGGCCGTCTGGTTGATATTTTCGGACCCCGCCAATTTACCTCGTTTAAAGCAATGCCTTTAAAGTACAAGCTATAAAAATAAAATTAAACGGTATAGAAAATAAAAGGGGCCTGATGAAAATCAGGCCCTCCCCAAATTAACCATTAAAAAAACTCATTTGAATTTTGCTGTATCAAAAATAGGCGGAATCTTTCCGCCATCTGTTAATCGTAAGTTAATGATTTCAAATTCTTTCGGAAGGGATCATGGTAAGGGGGAGGTGCAAAAAAAAGGCCCCCGCAAGAAATTGCAGGGGCTTACCATTTAACCTATATTCTGTACTGTAGCATCAAATTCTTAAACATTTTTCAGGGGTTATTACATTTTAGACTTGTCATTCATCACTCACATCAACCGCTAAAGTGTCTCCCTCAAATATTTGCTGTATCTAAGACTGACTATTATAACCGAAGTTTAACCGGCACCGGAAATTTTTTTCAATTTTATTCTAACTTGCTTTTAATATGAACAGGATAGACCGTCTTTCCGCCATTCTCATTCAGTTACAGGGCAAGAAAATAGTGAAGGCAGCCGAGATCTCGGAGCGCTTTAACATCAGCCTGCGTACAGTATACAGGGACGTGAGGGCCCTGCAGGAAGCGGGTGTGCCGATTGGAGCGGAAGCCGGCACCGGTTATTACCTGGTGGAAGGATACCATCTGCCACCTGTCATGTTCAGCCGGGAAGAGGCGGCCGCCCTGCTCACCGGTGAAAAACTGATGGCCAACCTGAGTGATCATTCCAACAGGAAAGAATTCAGTAATGCCATGCAGAAGATCAAAGCCGTGCTGCGGGGCAGTGAGAAGGATTTCCTGGAATCACTGGAGGATAATATTGCGGTTGTCAGTCGCCGCCCACCGGTAGGAGAGGAGTTCCCCAACCGGTTCCTTTCTGATATTCAATATGCACTGGGTAAGCAGCAGATGCTGCAACTGGACTACTTTGCCATGCACAGTGAGACACTGACCAAGCGGGAGGTGGAACCCATTGGTATCATATATACGAGTGGCAACTGGCACCTGATAGCCTGGTGCCGTTTACGTCATGGTTACCGGGATTTCCGGATGGATCGTATTAAAAATGTGTCAGTATCGGCTGACAGCTATGATAAAACCCGCCATATTACGCTGAAAGAGTATATGGACCGTTATGGAGAGTATGAGGCCCAGGCCCATATGGTAAAGCTCCGGTTTCCGAGGGCCTTTGCCCGTCGTATCGGGGATCAGAAGTTTTATTATGGTCTTGTAGAAGAGCAGGCAGTAGGTGAATGTATAGAAATGACCTTCCTGGCGCCCTGCCTGGAGTGGTTTGGCCGCTGGTTGCTGGTATGGGGATCTGTACCCGAGATTATCTCTCCCGCCGAGCTGGCGGATAAAATGAAGGAACTCGCCCTGGAAATAAAACAACATTATTTGTAATCCCTGCTGACATAAGGCTGTCACTTCCCCTTTTTTACTTTGTATCAGTAACGATAAATCCTTACTGAATGAAACTACATCTGTGGTGTCACTGGCTATTGCTGGTCATTGGCCTGGTGCACCAGTTCCTGGTATATGAACAACCCTGCGTTATTACGCACAGGCGCACACGTATTTCTTACCCATGCAATACTAAACTAGCTGTTATGTTAAAAACTGATCTTACGAAAGTACACAAGGAGCTGTATACAGCGAAATCACAACCGGCACTGATATTCGTTCCGGCTGGACATTATGTGGCGATCACAGGTAAGGGCGATCCCGACGGACCCGTATTTGCAGAGAGCACACAAGCGTTATATACTGCTGCCTATAGCGTTAAGAATGCCTATAAACAGGCCGGGCAGGACTTTACAGTCAGCAAGCTGGAAGGTACCTGGTGGGTGGAACAGGAAGGTTATCCTCGGGATGCGCCCAGGGAGGAATGGCACTGGCAGTTGCTGATCCGTATGCCCGATTATGTGACCAGCACCATTGTACAGCATGCGCTGAAAACAGCTTTTCAGAAAAAGCAGCTACCCCTGTTACAGAAAGTATCGCTGGTAACGCTGGCGGAAGGCAGAAGTGTACAGATATTGCACACAGGCCCTTATTCGGAGGAACCTGCGACACTGAAAGTGATGGAACACTTCATAAAGGAGGAAGGACTGGTATACAACGGCCGGCATCACGAGATCTATCTATCAGATCCGCGTAAGACAGCGCCTGCGAAAATGAAAACCATTTTACGGCAACCAGTAAAGTGAAATAAGAAGGAATTATTTTTCGCCGAGCCCCAGCAGTTCGATGGCCTGCTGTGCAGCTATCTGGCTGGCGTCTTTTTTATTGAAAGCTTTGCCGCTGCAGATCAGTTCACCATCTACGACAGCACCGACGGTGAATATGCGACGGCCGTTATCCATTTGTTCTTCCAGCAGGTCAAACTCCAGGACTTTGCCATGCTTATTTGCCCAGCCGTATAGCTTGTTCTTGTGGTTCATTTCTACATTTTCCAGTTGCTCCAGGTCAATGTAGGGAACGAGCAGCCGTTGATGCACGAACTGTTTGGTCCTGTTATATCCTTTGTCAAGGTATACAGCACCCACAAGCGCTTCAAGTGTGTTACCGAAGATCTGGCTGATCTTCAGGAAGCTGTTGTATTTATCGTAGATAGTCAGTTTACGCAGCCCCATTTTGATAGCGATATCATTGAGCTGCTGACGGTTAACGATTTTAGACCGCATTTCGGTCAGGTAGCCTTCTGTTTTGTAAGGATACTTTTTAAAGAGGTAATCCCCTATAATAGCGCCAAGGATTGCGTCGCCAAGATATTCCAGGCGCTCATTGCTTTCGAGGAACTTCTCTTTGCTGGATCGATGGCTTAACGCCACTTCATACAACGAGAAGTTGCCCGGGGCAAATCCCAGCAAATTATAAAGGTCCTTGTAGAGGCTCCTTTTTTTCGGAACGAATCGATATAAAAATCCTGGCAGTAATTTCACACAATCAAGCAACAAATTTTTTGAAAATAACGGAAGCATTATGTCCTCCGAAACCGAAGGTATTACTTAATGCAGCGTTGATTTCTCTATGTTGTGCGACGTTAAAGGTAAAATTTAATTTGGGATCCAAGTCTGGATCTTTCGTGAAATGATTAATGGTGGGAGGTACAATACCATGTATTACAGACATAATAGCAGCGATGGCCTCGATTGCGCCCGCAGCACCTAAAAGGTGTCCGGTCATGGATTTCGTGGAACTGATGTTTAGATTATAAGCATGTTCCGCGAAAACCTGCTGTATAGCTTTTACTTCCGCAATATCACCGAGGGGTGTGGAAGTTCCGTGCACATTAATATAATCAATATCATGGGGCTGCAGTCCCGCATCTGCTAAAGCCAACCGCATTACGTTCATAGCGCCCAGTCCTTCCGGATGAGGTGCAGTAAGGTGATAGGCATCGGCAGTTGCGCCGCCTCCGGCCAATTCAGCGTAAATTTTGGCTCCTCTTGCCGTCGCATGTTCATAGGATTCTAACACCAGCCCTCCTGCGCCTTCCCCCATAACAAAGCCATCTCTGTTTAAATCAAAGGGGCGGGAAGCAGTTGCCGGGTCATCATTTCGTTCAGACAGGGCCTTCATCGCATTAAACCCACCTATACAGGCTTCGTTAATAACGTTTTCTGAACCACCGGTGATCATCACGTCCGCTTTACCATACTGAATGTAGTGCATCGCTTCAATGATCGCATTGGTAGCGGAAGCACAGGCAGATACTACGGAGAAGTTAGGACCACGGAAACCGTGACGGATGGAGATATGGCCTGCGGCAATATCAAGGATTAACCGGGGAATCAGGAAGGGGCTGAAACGGGGAGTTCCATCACCCTGACCAAATTCTTTCATTTCCTGGCAGAAATTGATCATTCCACCAATGCCAGAAGCCCAGATCACCCCAACTCTGTCCACATTGACAGTATTGCGGTCAATCCCGGCGTCCTGTACTGCCTGGTCAGCAGCAATTACGGCTGTTTGTGTAAAAGGATCCATCTTGCGTGCATCCTTCTTGTCCAGGTAATTGGTAGCGTCAAAGTTCTTCAGTTCGCAAGCAAAACGGGTCTTGAACTTGGCAGCATCAAAATGTGTAATAGGGCCGGCACCGGATACACCGTCCGTCAATCCCTTCCAGAAATCGGATACGGAATTGCCGAGCGGTGTAAGTGCGCCTAAACCTGTAACGACTACTCGTCTTGGTTGCATTAAAACAAATCTGATTAAGTAGGATTATTTCACATGTTCTTCCAGGTAAGCAACTGCCTGGCCAACAGTAGTAATAGTTTCAGCTTGTTCGTCAGGAATGGAGATGTTGAATTCTTTTTCGAATTCCATGATCAGTTCTACCGTATCCAAAGAGTCAGCGCCCAGGTCGTTGGTGAAGCTAGCTTCAGGAGTTACCTCAGCTTCGTCAACGCCCAATTTGTCAATGATGATCTTTTTAACTCTTGATGCAATGTCTGACATAATTTTAAGTGTTTTTGGTTTAAAACTTGAGTGCAAAAATATAATTTTTCTTGAATTGACAAGAAAGCATGCAAATTTTAGGGGTCAGACTTTAGTTGTATACGCCTGAAACCCTGTACTACAAAGGATTTCCCCACCGATTATTAATAACGGAAATTACTATTACCCCGTCTAAAAGACACTTCCGGGGGCTTATCCACACCTATATATATGAAGCTGGTATCCAAATATAGCTCCTTGCCACTCAACAGCCTAATCAGCCACCTATATACCCCTACAACACAATTAACTTTAATTAACACTGCGACCATCGAAGCAGCAATCCCATTTATTAAATTTGCCCGGATTATCCCTTCTATATTAAACTAATACAAGCTCATGGCCGGCAATAAGAAGATCCTGACAACGGTTTTGTTCGTGGTAGTGGCAGCTGTCATTATCCTTTTTATTATTAACCGCGTAAAAGCTCCGGGAAAGAAAGGTGAAAATGCACCCGAAAAGCCTGCTGCCAAAGGTGGCGGTGGTCCAAAAAACCTCCTGGTAGATGCATATGTGGTGAAAACTACCTCTCTGGATGAAACCATTGAAGCGAGCGGTACCCTGCAAAGTAATGAAGAGGTACAGGTACAGGCCGAAATCACCGGCCGTATCACAGGACTCTTTTTCAAAGAAGGTACCCAGGTAGCCAAAGGCGCCCTGCTGGTAAAAATTTATGACGAAGACCTGAAAGCCCAGCTGCAAAAACTTGAACTGCAGAGGGAACTGGCTAAAACCACCCTCGAAAGACAGGAAAACCTGCTTAAGATCAATGGTATCAGCCGCCAGGATGTAGACGTTACCCGTAACCAGGTAAGCGCATACGGTGCTGATATTGAATATACCCGTACGCAGCTGCAGAAAACTGAACTCCGCGCTCCCTTCTCCGGGCGCCTCGGTCTCAGGAACGTCAGCCTGGGTGCTGTCGTGTCTCCTACTACGATTATCACTACCCTCCAGCAGATAGATCCGCTGAAAGTGGACTTCTCCGTGCCTGAAAAGTACCGCACTGCCATCAGTCAGGGCGATGTGGTCGATTTCAAAGTAGCCGGCGATCAGCAAACGTATAAGGGTAATATCTATGCCATTGATCCGAAAATTGATCTCTCCACCCGTACGATCAAGATCAGGGCTATCGTACCTAACGCAGGTAAACTGCTTCCAGGTGCCTTCGCCCGTGTACTGATCTCTCTGAAAAATATGCCCGACGCTATCATGATCCCTACTCAGGCTGTTATACCTGGTACACGCGATAAAAAAGTAGCCATTGCTGACAGCGGAAAGGCGAAATTTGTAATTGTTGAAACAGGCATCCGTAACGCAGATAATGTACAGATCACCAGCGGTCTCAGCATAGGTGATACTGTTATTACCAGCGGTTTAATGCAGATCAAACCAGGTGCTGTACTGAAGTACAATGGTATTAAATAAGAACGGACAATTAAAGTTATAGATCATGAGTCTTCCTTCGCTATCTCTTAAACGTCCCGTATTTGCCATCGTAATGAATATCATTATCGTGATATTCGGCCTGGTGGGATTCAACTTCCTCGGGGTAAGGGACTTCCCCGCTATCGACCCGCCTATTGTGAACGTGCGGACTTCATATGCCGGCGCAAACTCTGATATTATCGAAACCCAGATCACCGAACCGCTGGAAAAATCCATCAATGGTATCGCGGGTATCAAAAATATTTCTTCCAGCAGCAGCCAGGGTACCAGTAATATTACCGTCGAGTTCGAACTGAGTATTGACCTCGAAGCTGCCGCCAACGATGTACGTGACAAAGTATCACAGGCACTCCGTAGCCTTCCTCCGGATATTGATGCTCCTCCTGTTGTGTCAAAAGAAGATGCAAACTCTGACTATATCCTGTCTATGACGGTACAGAGTAACATCCGTAATCAGCTCGAGGTGACTGAATATGCCAACAACGTATTACTCGAAAGACTCCAGACCATCCCCGGTGTCAGCTCCATCCGTA
The DNA window shown above is from Chitinophaga agri and carries:
- a CDS encoding RNA polymerase sigma factor, with translation MAGSENINQTAIADHELWTAFKQGNVQAFSEMYRRHAGALYNYGYHLVPDAALVKDAMQDLFADLWRTRSNLSDTTSIKYYLFRSLRRRLYRLADIKTIATTTSLQTESIEELTIRTEEYLLLTQKLQYLLSRLPERQQEVIRLRFYDNFSWDEIAGILQINEQSVRNLVQRAVLKMRENWK
- a CDS encoding helix-turn-helix transcriptional regulator translates to MNRIDRLSAILIQLQGKKIVKAAEISERFNISLRTVYRDVRALQEAGVPIGAEAGTGYYLVEGYHLPPVMFSREEAAALLTGEKLMANLSDHSNRKEFSNAMQKIKAVLRGSEKDFLESLEDNIAVVSRRPPVGEEFPNRFLSDIQYALGKQQMLQLDYFAMHSETLTKREVEPIGIIYTSGNWHLIAWCRLRHGYRDFRMDRIKNVSVSADSYDKTRHITLKEYMDRYGEYEAQAHMVKLRFPRAFARRIGDQKFYYGLVEEQAVGECIEMTFLAPCLEWFGRWLLVWGSVPEIISPAELADKMKELALEIKQHYL
- a CDS encoding GyrI-like domain-containing protein; translation: MKLHLWCHWLLLVIGLVHQFLVYEQPCVITHRRTRISYPCNTKLAVMLKTDLTKVHKELYTAKSQPALIFVPAGHYVAITGKGDPDGPVFAESTQALYTAAYSVKNAYKQAGQDFTVSKLEGTWWVEQEGYPRDAPREEWHWQLLIRMPDYVTSTIVQHALKTAFQKKQLPLLQKVSLVTLAEGRSVQILHTGPYSEEPATLKVMEHFIKEEGLVYNGRHHEIYLSDPRKTAPAKMKTILRQPVK
- the rnc gene encoding ribonuclease III, whose translation is MKLLPGFLYRFVPKKRSLYKDLYNLLGFAPGNFSLYEVALSHRSSKEKFLESNERLEYLGDAILGAIIGDYLFKKYPYKTEGYLTEMRSKIVNRQQLNDIAIKMGLRKLTIYDKYNSFLKISQIFGNTLEALVGAVYLDKGYNRTKQFVHQRLLVPYIDLEQLENVEMNHKNKLYGWANKHGKVLEFDLLEEQMDNGRRIFTVGAVVDGELICSGKAFNKKDASQIAAQQAIELLGLGEK
- the fabF gene encoding beta-ketoacyl-ACP synthase II, with product MQPRRVVVTGLGALTPLGNSVSDFWKGLTDGVSGAGPITHFDAAKFKTRFACELKNFDATNYLDKKDARKMDPFTQTAVIAADQAVQDAGIDRNTVNVDRVGVIWASGIGGMINFCQEMKEFGQGDGTPRFSPFLIPRLILDIAAGHISIRHGFRGPNFSVVSACASATNAIIEAMHYIQYGKADVMITGGSENVINEACIGGFNAMKALSERNDDPATASRPFDLNRDGFVMGEGAGGLVLESYEHATARGAKIYAELAGGGATADAYHLTAPHPEGLGAMNVMRLALADAGLQPHDIDYINVHGTSTPLGDIAEVKAIQQVFAEHAYNLNISSTKSMTGHLLGAAGAIEAIAAIMSVIHGIVPPTINHFTKDPDLDPKLNFTFNVAQHREINAALSNTFGFGGHNASVIFKKFVA
- a CDS encoding acyl carrier protein; translated protein: MSDIASRVKKIIIDKLGVDEAEVTPEASFTNDLGADSLDTVELIMEFEKEFNISIPDEQAETITTVGQAVAYLEEHVK
- a CDS encoding efflux RND transporter periplasmic adaptor subunit, whose product is MAGNKKILTTVLFVVVAAVIILFIINRVKAPGKKGENAPEKPAAKGGGGPKNLLVDAYVVKTTSLDETIEASGTLQSNEEVQVQAEITGRITGLFFKEGTQVAKGALLVKIYDEDLKAQLQKLELQRELAKTTLERQENLLKINGISRQDVDVTRNQVSAYGADIEYTRTQLQKTELRAPFSGRLGLRNVSLGAVVSPTTIITTLQQIDPLKVDFSVPEKYRTAISQGDVVDFKVAGDQQTYKGNIYAIDPKIDLSTRTIKIRAIVPNAGKLLPGAFARVLISLKNMPDAIMIPTQAVIPGTRDKKVAIADSGKAKFVIVETGIRNADNVQITSGLSIGDTVITSGLMQIKPGAVLKYNGIK